GGCTGGGGGAGAGGGGCGCAGTCTTCGGCTCACCGGTCGTCCACCCGCTCGGCCGACGGGTGGATCGGCGACCCGCCGCCAGGCCCCAACGAGCAGCGGCGGGGCGTCGAGCTCGGCGGCGTGGGCGCGCCGCGCGGTCGGGATTCCTTTGGTGGAGGCGCCGGCGGAGCGGGAGCGGCAGGCGCGAGCGCGGCGTTCGACGCCGGGATGCCGCCGATCCGCATGGCGGACCTCGGTGCCGACCCCGTTACGCGGCTCGAATCGCAGGTCGTCATGGCGCTGCTGCAGTACCCGACCGCGCTGGAGCGCGGCGTGTTCGAACGGATCCTGGCGTGCGAATACGCGAACGCCACACTCGCGACCGTCCGCGACGGCATCGCCGCGTCGCGGCAGGCGATCGGAACCAACCGGTGGATCGCGATCGTCTCGGAGGAGGTGCCGCAGCAGTTCGCCAATCTCGTCAGCGAGCTGGCCGTGACGCCGCTTCCGACCGGCGACGACGACGCGCAGATCACCGCCTATGTTCGCGCCATCGGCGCCTCGCTCATCGAACGCGACCTGCTGCGCCGGAAGGCGGAGCTGCTCGGAGCGCTGCAGCGCGCAGACCAGGCCGCAGATCCGGAGCGTTCGCTCGAGCTGCAGCGCGCGCTCGTCGAGATCGAGAACGAGAAGCGTGCGCTGCGTGAGGAGTAGCCGGCGGGCACGTGCCACATCGACGGTGGCAGGCGATGCCGCAACGGCGGGCAGACCGGAGGGCGACGCCGACGCCCGGTCTCTGACTCGCCGGGTGACATCGGAGGGCATCGTCATCACGGGCGGGGCCTGTGCGATCCTCCTGCAGCTCGCGGATCCGAGAGTGGCGCGGGGCGTGCGCCGACACAGCGATTTCGCCGCCGCCCCGACCCGACGCCTCCTGCACACGCTCACCTACGTGTCGGCGATCGTGCATGGTGATGCGCGCGACATCGAGGGCGTGGTGCGAGACGTCGAGCGCGCGCATGCGCCCGTACACGGCGGCGATGGGAGCGGCGCCGCTGCTGGCGTTGCGTACGACGCCAACGAGCCCGACGCCCAGTTGTGGGTCGCGGCGACGCTGTTCTGGGCGGCCAGAGCGATGCACCGACGGGCGTTCGGCTCCTTGTCGGCGGCCGATCAGGAGCGTTTGCTGCGAGGCTTCGCCCCCATCGCGACCGCGCTGCGCGTGCCGCCGCGGGCGTGGCCGGCCTCCGTTTCCGCATTCGACGCGTGGTTCGACGAGCGGGTCTCGACGGCACGGGTGACCGACGACGCGCGAGCGGCATTCGCGCAGCTGCGTCGCCCAGGCGGCGCCGAGTGGTGGGTGCGCGCGACGCTCCCGCTCGCGTGGCAGCTCGGGCTCGCGATGCTTCCGACCGGCGTACGGCGCCAGTTCGCTCCCGCGTGGGGGCGCAAGCACCGCTTCGTGGTCGAGCTCGCGCTCGCCGTCGCCGTGCCGGCGTACCGGATGCTGCCACGGCGGGTGCGCACGCTTCCGGTTCGCGTGCTGCTGCGCGAGCTGCGGCGACCCCGCAATGAGTGCCCCGGCGTCGCATCAGCAGTGCCGGGCTACCATGATCAGCACGCGATTCGGACGGAGGGGCAGTGACGACGCACGAGCAGGGTGCAGCCGCCCGCGTCTCCCCGGCGACGGGCCCGACCCCCGCGATCGTCGCGGACGATCTGTCGATCTCGTACATCGAGCACGGGGCCGGCAGCCGTTATGAGGCACTGTCGGGAGCGACCTTCGAGGTCGGGCGAGGGGCGATTCTGGGGATCGTCGGAACCGCCGGATCCGGCAAGACCGCGCTGGGCCGCGTCCTGTCCGGCCGAGGCTTCGAGGGGCGCGACTCGTGGCCATTTATCTCGGGGGGCACGCTCCACGTCGCGGACCTCGACCTTCGCCGCCCGTCGCGCGGTGAGCGCCGACGCATCACGCTCGACATCGGCTACCTCGCGCAGGGGAGCGGTGACGAGCTGCGCAACGATCTCACGGTCGCCGAGAACATCGCCGAGCCGATCCTGTCGCGCGACCGCACGTTCGATAAGCGCAAGCTCGGTCGGGCCGCCGCGCTGCTCATCGACGCGGTCGATCTCGAGCTGGGGATGCTCGGCCGCTTCCCGTTCGAGCTGTCGCGCGGCCAGCGTCAGCGCGTCGCGCTCGCCGCTGCGCTCATCGTGGAGCCGAGCGTGCTCGTGGTCGACGAGCCGGCGCAGGGCGTCGACATCATCGCCCGCCCGGCGCTGTTCCGGCTGCTCGAACGGATCAACGCGGCTCGGCAGTGCACGATGGTGATCTTGAGCCACGACCTCGCGACCGTGCAGCGGCTCACGAACGACGTGCTGGTGCTCGACCAGGGGTTCGTGATCGCCCGCGGAACCATCGACGAGGTGCTGTCGTCGAGCGACCACCCCTACGTCCAGCGGATGCGCGAGGCGCGGGAGTTCGCGCAGGCTCCGCTGCCCGGTCTGGTGGACGACGAAGCGCTGCAGGCGGTCGAGCGCGTCGCCGACGGTCTGTTCGAGGACATCGATGATGACATCGAGGCGCGCCTGGACGCGCAACGCGCGGAAGAGCAACTCGCGCGGCAGCGGCCAGAGTTCGCAAGGTTCCAACAGGGAGACACGGAATGACCCATGAGACCGTCCAGACGTCGAAGGCGAACCGCACCGCGCTCGCGTACAGCCACCGTTCCCGGACTGCGACTGAGGCCGAGCTCGTGGGCGACGACCGGCGGCCCGCCGTCGGCGCCGTGACGATCCTGCCTGCCGATCGCGGGCTGGCCGGCGGGGAGTCGGTGCTCGAAGCGGCGGGAGCGACGCTCGTGCCGCTCGGCGACGAGACGCGCGGTCTCATCTTCACGTCGCCTCGCGACGTCGACGGGCTCATCGACGCGCTTGAGCGCCACCCGCAGATCTCGTGGGTGCAGTTGCCGTTCGCGGGCATCGACCACTTCGCGGACCGGCTCAAGCCGCACGCCGAACGCGGTGTGTTCTTCACATCGGCCAAGGGCGCCTACGCGCAACCCGTCGCCGAGCACGCGCTGGCCCTCGCGCTCGCACTGCAGCGCCAGTTGCCGATGCGGGCGCGAGCCACCTCGTGGGGTCGCCAGTCCGGGCTCTCGCTGTACGGCGCGAACGCGTTGATCCTGGGGGCCGGCGGCATCTGCCTCGAGCTCATCGACCTCATGCGTCCTTTTGGCGTCACAGTGACCGTCGGGCGCCGCCTCGCCGCGCAAGCCGTGCCCGGCGCCGATCGAACGGTCGACCTCGACGGGTTCCGCGCCGCGATTCCGGAAGCCGACGTCATCGTCCTCGCCGCGGCCGCGACCGGGGCGACGCGCCATGTCATTGCCGACGCCGAACTCCGCGCCATGAAGCAGACGGCTGTGCTCGTGAACATCGCTCGGGGCCCGCTCATCGACACCGAGGCGCTCGTGCGTGCCCTTGACGATGAGCAGCTCTTCGGGGCCGGGCTCGATGTGACGGATCCCGAGCCGCTGCCGGACGACCACCCGCTGTTCTCCCACGAACGAGCGATCATCACGCCGCACTCGGCGGACACTCCCGACATGATCAAGCCGCTGTTCCTCGAACGCTGCCGTGCCAACGTCGAGGCATTCCTGTCGAGCGGTCGTTTCATCGGCGTCGCCGACCCCGTCCTCGGGTACTGATCTCCCGAGCGTCCCCGGGCGTCCGCGTGCCCGCCGGCGGCGGACATGCGGAGCGCGCCGCCCTTCCGAGAAAGCTGTCGTGTGAACTTCCTTCGCATTCTTCTTGACCTGGTCCGTGGGGCCCTCATCGGGGTCGTCGAGATCATCCCCGGGGTGAGCGGCGGCACCGTGGCCCTCATCGTCGGGATCTATGAGCGGCTCATCGAATCGCTCAGCGAGTTCCTCCGGGGCATCGCGAGATTCGTCGTCGACGTGCTGCGCGGACGCGGACTCGCGGCCGCTGGAGCGCATTTCGGCCGGGTGGACTGGCGGCTCGTGATTCCGGTCGTCATCGGCATGGGCATCGCGCTGCTGACGGCGGCACGCGTCGTCGCTCCGCTCGTCGATGAGCATCCGGTCGAGGCCCGGGCGCTCTTCGCTGGACTCATCATCGTCGCGCTCTTCGTGCCCGCTCGCATGGTCGGCTGGCCGTGGCGCGCGCACGAGTGGGCGCTTGCAGTGGTCGCGGCCGTCGCCGGTTTCGTGATCTCAGGCCTACCACCGGCGTCCTCCGACGCCCCCGCCCTGCCCCTCGTCGCCGTCGCCGGCGCGTTCGCCGTGTGCGCGCTCGTTCTGCCCGGACTGTCCGGATCGTTCGTGCTCCTCGTCATCGGCGTGTACGAGCCGACGCTCGCGGCCCTCAACGACCGCGACTACGGCTATCTCGCGGTCTTCATGCTGGGCATGGTCATCGGTCTGGCGGTCTTCGTGCAGGTCCTTCGCTGGCTGCTGCGTCGGCACCACCGCATCACGCTCGCGATCATGACCGGACTCATGGCCGGCTCGCTTCGCGCGCTATGGCCGTGGCAGGGCGGCGATCGCGAACTCCTCGCTCCGAGCGGCGAGGTGCTGCCGGTGGCGCTCTGGTTCCTGCTGGGCGCCGTCATCGTCGTAACGATGCTCATCGCCGGCCGGGTGATCGAGCGCCGGGCGGGAGCGCGAATCGACTCGCGGGGGAGCGCCTCGACCCGTCGCGGCTCATGACCCGCCGTCGGGCGCGGCGCCTTATCGACTGCGCCGCACCTGACGGGTCGGCGATTTCGTCGCACGCGCCGCCTTTGCTACAGTATCGGGGTTGCCAACGCAGCATTCCCCGATAGCTCAATTGGCAGAGCAGCCGGCTGTTAACCGGCAGGTTGTTGGTTCGAGTCCAACTCGGGGAGCAAGAGTCTTCTGTCCGATGCTGCGTCGGCCTTCCGCCACGATGGCGGTATCCGTCTCTCGCGCAACGGCGGGACGCCCTTCTCGGTGCGGTCGCGATCCGATCGACTCACGGCGATGGAACGGGTGCATGGCGAGAAGCTCGTCGCACGCTCGCTCGATGGTGAACCGACGGTGAACGTTGTCGAAGGCGACGCTGAGACCGAACGAGCCGTCGGACCACTCCAAAGCGACGCATGATCGTGCCGCAGGCAGAGGGAAATGGGTGCTCGTCCGCCGCGAGGACGCGGCGTACGGCCGCGCCGTCGCGGCCTCGATCGATCGGTTTCCCGCTCGGCATCAGCGCGTCGTTTCCGTCGGCTCGAGGGCGATGGATGGACGTTTCGGACGCTCAGGGAACTCACAGCCGCATGTAGGGTGAAGCTTGTTCACCGGATCGAAGGAGACCTCTGTGCCCCCGAACACTCTCGTGAGACGCCGCGTCCTGGCGTCTGCCGTCGCGCTCGGCGTCGCGGCTGCAATCGCCGCCCCTGTCGCTATCCCTGAGGCAGCGTCAGCCGCTACGACAGGCGCGCTGACCATCACTGATGAGTCGTCATCGCCGGACCGTTACGTGCCGGAGAACCTTCCGGCGAAGTACCCGTCCGTGGAGGCGGTCGATCCGAATTCGAATCCGCAGGCATTCTGGGACGGCGGGGAGTTCACGTTCCCGGCCGACCTCGCCCCGGCACGCGGTGACACGTACCCGATGGCCATCGGTGGGGTGAACGCACCCACCGATCCCATCTGCACGAGCGGTGGAACGGTCGACCTCACGCTCTCCTTCGACGTCGAGCTGATGGGCCCCACCGCGGGCGTCGGCGGCACGGCGGATGCGAGTTTCGTCCTCGACGGCACGACCCGCGTCGGCACGTCCACGGGCCTCCCTCCGTACAACACTCCACTCGGCTGGAGCGGCACGGTGACGACGACCGCCACGGTTCCCGTGGAGCAGCTCGTCGACGGGCGACTGACGTACTACGTCGCTCTTGAGGGATTCCACAACGGTTCGAGGTCGTGGGACGCAAGTGGTCTGACGCTGGACTACTCGCTGGCGTGTCCTCCCGTCGCCGAGGACGACGAGACATCGACGTATGTCGACGAATCCGTCCAGCTGGATCCCCTCGCGAACGACTCGACCGACCCGTCGACCACGCTCGACCCCTCGTCGGTGCGATTCCTCGATGAGAGTGGAAACCCGGTCGACACCCTTCTGACCGAGCAGGGGGAGTACTCGGTCGACACGGCGACCGGTGTCGTCACTTTCGCGCCCGCTGAAGGATTCACCGGCCTGACCGACGCCGTCACGTATCAGGTCGCGAACAGCGACGGTCTCCTCGCCACTGCGCTCATCACGATCGACGTGCTGCCGTTCAGCCCGGCGATGACGCTCGTGAAGGACGGCGAACTCGACGACGCGAACGAGAACGGCCTCGCGGACGTGGGTGAGACGATCACGTACACGTTCACCGTGGAGAACACCGGCACCGTTCCCCTGACCGAGGTTTCGATCGCCGACGCGAAGGTGTCGGGGATTCAGCCTTCGTCGCAGTCGGTCCCGGTCAACGGCATCGCCACCTTCACCGCTTCGTACGTGGTGACTCAGGCTGACGTCGACAGCGGCTCCGTCTACAACGAGGCGAGCGCTTCGGGCACCGATCCTCGCGGCGGAACGGTCGCCACTGACACGGCCGACAACGAGGTTCCGGGTACGGACCGCGTGCCCGGCCTGACAGTCGACAAGTCGAGCACGTTGCACGACACCAACGAGAATGGCTTGGCCGACGTCGGCGAGACCATCGACTACTCGTTCCTCGTCACCAACACCGGCAACGTCACGCTGCACGACGTGACCGTCGAGGATCCCAAGGTCGGCGAGATCGTACCGGCGTCCGTGACGCTGGGCCCGGACGATCAGCACACGTTCACGGCCTCCTACACCGTGGCCTCCGAAGATGTCTCGCTCGGCGAGGTCTACAACACCGCGTCTGTTTCGGCGATCGACCCGATCAACGAGGACGGCGAGCGCTACGTCGGCGTTCCCGACTTCGACCGGGTTGAGACGGTCCCGCCGGCTGCGCTGCTGACGCTCGAGAAGACCGGCGCACTGACCGGTGATGTCGATGGCGACGGGCTCGCGGACCTCGGCGATGTGGTGACCTACACGTTCGCCGTCCACAACGCGGGCAATGTCGATGTCGCCGACGTGCGCATCAACGATCCGCGCGTGTCCTCGACGATGCCGGAGAGCATGGACATCGCCGTTGGCGGTACAGGGACGTTCACCGCCGACTACACCGTGACGCAAGACGACGTCGATGCGGGTGAGGTCGCGAACACGGCAACTGCCGAGGGCGCGTATGTGACGCCCGAGGGTCCCGTCTCCGTGAACTCGAGCCCGTCCACGGACACCGTCGGTGCCGACCGTGCCCCGGCGCTCGAGGTCGTGAAAGACGGTGTCCTCGACGACACGAACGAGAACGGCCTCGCCGATGTCGGCGAGACGATCAGCTACACGATCACCGCGCACAACCGCGGAAACACCACCCTCGTGGATGTCGTCGTGTTCGACGAGCGTGTCGACGGTCTCCAGCCGGTTTCTGCAACCATCCCGGTCGGAGAGAGCGTCGAGTTCGTTGCCGCCCCGTACACGGTCACCCAAGCGGACGTCGATGCTGGCAGCGTCACGAACACTGCTTCGGCTCGCGGGCGCGTGCCGAATGGCCCCGAGATCACGTCGCCTCCCGTGGACAACGTGATCAACGTGCCCGCCGCGGATCCCAGCCTCACGATCGAGAAGTTCGCGGATCTGCAGGACGCCAACGACAACGGCACGGCCGATGTCGGCGAGGAGATTCTGTATTCGTTCGATGTCGTGAACACCGGCAACGTGACGCTCAGCGATGTCGCCGTGATCGATGACCGGATCAGTGCTCTCGTGCCAGCGTCCATCGACACACTCGCGCCCGGCGAACGATTCACGTTCCTGGCCGACCCGTACGTCGTGACGGAGGCCGACGTCCAGTCCGGCGGTGTGGTCAACGTCGCTTCGGCAACGGGCATGGCTCCGGGTGCGGACGAGCCGACGGAGTCCGAGAGCGACACGGTCACGACGGTGACGACGGTGATCGTTCCGCCGACGACGCCGCCGACGCCTGATGCGGCAGGGCCCGACGATGACGGGTCGCTTGTCACGACCGATGGCGCGTTGGGGCTCGCCGGGCTCGGCGCCCTCGCGCTGGCCATCGGCGCGTTGATCACCGGCGGACTGCTGGTCCGTCGCAACCGCGTCAGTTAGCCACATCGCCAAGGGCCCGGTCGTTCGTCCTGAACGACCGGGCCCTTCGGGGTGCTGCGGCGCTCGATACCAAAGTGCCACACGATCCTCGGATCAGCGGTCGACGTGCCGACGGTGACGTGCCGTAGCGCCGCAGTCGGGCACGATGTGGGGATGAGAACAAAATGAGTGAAGTGAGCCTCGCTGTGACGAGAGAGAGCGGGGTTGGAAATGATGCGTGACCGACGAAGGACCGTGCGTCACGTCGAACTCGAGGGTCTCAGGTTCCGCGTCATCGAATCCCGGCATCCGGCGGACACGCCCGTCTTCGTTCTTCTCCACGGAATCGGCGTCTCCCACCGGTACCACGCTCGCCTGCACCGGCGGCTGGCGGCGGCGAGCACGGTGATATCGATCGACCTCCCCGGATTCGCCGGGCTCCCAAAGCCGCTGGACGACGTGGACGTGGCCACGATGGCGAGCGCGCTCGCAGGCCTCCTGCACGCATTGCGTCTCGGCCCGGTCGTGCTCGTCGGTCATTCGATGGGCACGCAGTGGGCCGTGGAAACGGCGGTGCAGCGCCCTGATCTCGTGACGAACGTTGTGCTCATCGGTCCCGTGACCGATGATCGTCGCCGAACCGCAATGGCGCAGTTTCGTTCGCTCGCGCTGGATTCGCTCGGAGAGCTGCCGTGGACCAACGTGATGGTCTACACCGACTACGTTCGCTGCGGTATCCCCTGGTATCTCACCCAGTTGCGCCACATGCTCGCGTACCGGATCGAGGAGCGCGTCGCCGAGGTGCGCGTTCCGGTGCTGATCATCCGTGGCGCTCGGGACCCGATCGCCCGGGAGGACTGGTGCCGTCGACTTCGTCAGCGGGCTCCGGCCTCGACCCTCGTGCGGATTCCGCACGGCCACCATGTCGTCCAACGGTCGGCGCCCGGTGCCGTGATGTCCGCCATCCTGGCGCACGTGACCTCGACGGGTCGTCGCCCGGCGGCCTGACGCTCCAGGGCCGACGTCACGACCGTAACGGTCCCGCAAACCACGAGCGTGGTCCGCGAGACCGTCAACGGCACAGGAGCACCGACCGCCAGCGGGGTCTGGCGGGACGGAGGATCACTCCTTCTTCAATGCGTCCTGCGCGGCTCCCGCCGCCTTTTCGACGATGTTCGGCAGCTCTGTCGTGCCATAGAAGCGCGTGTCGGGGTGCGTAGGCGGCGGCATGGGCACGCCCGGTTCCGGCTCGGCAACGTAGCTGAACTCGCCGCGGCCGTCGGGGGTCGGCCCGGACGCCCACGAGCCCTCGCTCGCGTGCGCTCCGTCGGAGAAGTTGATGTACTGGTAGGCCACGTCGCGCTGCTCCTTCGAGAGCGGAAAGTTGCTCGGCACGGGGAGCGTCTCGGTGCCCTCGGCCTGGAGCTCGGCCGCCGCGGCGAGCCACTGATTCTGGTGCATGGTGTCGCGCGCCAAGAGGAAAGACAGCAGATCGCGGACGCCGTGGTCGTCGGTCATGTGGTACAGGCGAGCCACTTGCAGGCGTCCCTGCATCTCCGCGTTGGCGTTCGAGTGGAAATCGGCGAGCAGGTTGCCGCTCGCCGTGATGTAGCTGCCCATCCACGGGTTCCCGTTGCTGTCGACCGGGCGGGCGCCCGCGCCGGCCACGATGGCCTGTTGGACGTCCGTGCCGCCGACGACCGCCGCGACCGTGGGGTCCTCTTGGACGGCGTCGTCCGTGATGCCGAGCGGGGCCTTCTCGAGGAGCCTCGCGATCATCACGGCGAGCATCTCGACGTGGCCCATTTCTTCGGCGCCGATACCGAAGACAAGGTCGCGGTACTTTCCGGGGATGTGCATGTTCCATGCCTGGAACTGATATTGCATTGCGACGGAGATCTCACCGTATTGACCGCCGAGCACCTCCTGGAGCTTGCGCGCATAGACCGCATCTGGTCTCTCCGGGGTGGCGGTGTGCTGCAGTTCCTGCCGGTGAAAGTACATTTTGCTCCAATCGGCGGCCGTCGTGGTCGATCGGTCGTAAGCCGGCCATTGGCGGCGGTCCGCGTCAACTCAGGCTAAGGAAGCCATGGCACTCTCCGGTCCCG
This sequence is a window from Pseudoclavibacter endophyticus. Protein-coding genes within it:
- a CDS encoding ATP-binding cassette domain-containing protein gives rise to the protein MTTHEQGAAARVSPATGPTPAIVADDLSISYIEHGAGSRYEALSGATFEVGRGAILGIVGTAGSGKTALGRVLSGRGFEGRDSWPFISGGTLHVADLDLRRPSRGERRRITLDIGYLAQGSGDELRNDLTVAENIAEPILSRDRTFDKRKLGRAAALLIDAVDLELGMLGRFPFELSRGQRQRVALAAALIVEPSVLVVDEPAQGVDIIARPALFRLLERINAARQCTMVILSHDLATVQRLTNDVLVLDQGFVIARGTIDEVLSSSDHPYVQRMREAREFAQAPLPGLVDDEALQAVERVADGLFEDIDDDIEARLDAQRAEEQLARQRPEFARFQQGDTE
- a CDS encoding NAD(P)-dependent oxidoreductase, which produces MTHETVQTSKANRTALAYSHRSRTATEAELVGDDRRPAVGAVTILPADRGLAGGESVLEAAGATLVPLGDETRGLIFTSPRDVDGLIDALERHPQISWVQLPFAGIDHFADRLKPHAERGVFFTSAKGAYAQPVAEHALALALALQRQLPMRARATSWGRQSGLSLYGANALILGAGGICLELIDLMRPFGVTVTVGRRLAAQAVPGADRTVDLDGFRAAIPEADVIVLAAAATGATRHVIADAELRAMKQTAVLVNIARGPLIDTEALVRALDDEQLFGAGLDVTDPEPLPDDHPLFSHERAIITPHSADTPDMIKPLFLERCRANVEAFLSSGRFIGVADPVLGY
- a CDS encoding alpha/beta fold hydrolase, producing MRHVELEGLRFRVIESRHPADTPVFVLLHGIGVSHRYHARLHRRLAAASTVISIDLPGFAGLPKPLDDVDVATMASALAGLLHALRLGPVVLVGHSMGTQWAVETAVQRPDLVTNVVLIGPVTDDRRRTAMAQFRSLALDSLGELPWTNVMVYTDYVRCGIPWYLTQLRHMLAYRIEERVAEVRVPVLIIRGARDPIAREDWCRRLRQRAPASTLVRIPHGHHVVQRSAPGAVMSAILAHVTSTGRRPAA
- a CDS encoding DUF368 domain-containing protein — encoded protein: MNFLRILLDLVRGALIGVVEIIPGVSGGTVALIVGIYERLIESLSEFLRGIARFVVDVLRGRGLAAAGAHFGRVDWRLVIPVVIGMGIALLTAARVVAPLVDEHPVEARALFAGLIIVALFVPARMVGWPWRAHEWALAVVAAVAGFVISGLPPASSDAPALPLVAVAGAFAVCALVLPGLSGSFVLLVIGVYEPTLAALNDRDYGYLAVFMLGMVIGLAVFVQVLRWLLRRHHRITLAIMTGLMAGSLRALWPWQGGDRELLAPSGEVLPVALWFLLGAVIVVTMLIAGRVIERRAGARIDSRGSASTRRGS
- a CDS encoding DUF7507 domain-containing protein, coding for MPPNTLVRRRVLASAVALGVAAAIAAPVAIPEAASAATTGALTITDESSSPDRYVPENLPAKYPSVEAVDPNSNPQAFWDGGEFTFPADLAPARGDTYPMAIGGVNAPTDPICTSGGTVDLTLSFDVELMGPTAGVGGTADASFVLDGTTRVGTSTGLPPYNTPLGWSGTVTTTATVPVEQLVDGRLTYYVALEGFHNGSRSWDASGLTLDYSLACPPVAEDDETSTYVDESVQLDPLANDSTDPSTTLDPSSVRFLDESGNPVDTLLTEQGEYSVDTATGVVTFAPAEGFTGLTDAVTYQVANSDGLLATALITIDVLPFSPAMTLVKDGELDDANENGLADVGETITYTFTVENTGTVPLTEVSIADAKVSGIQPSSQSVPVNGIATFTASYVVTQADVDSGSVYNEASASGTDPRGGTVATDTADNEVPGTDRVPGLTVDKSSTLHDTNENGLADVGETIDYSFLVTNTGNVTLHDVTVEDPKVGEIVPASVTLGPDDQHTFTASYTVASEDVSLGEVYNTASVSAIDPINEDGERYVGVPDFDRVETVPPAALLTLEKTGALTGDVDGDGLADLGDVVTYTFAVHNAGNVDVADVRINDPRVSSTMPESMDIAVGGTGTFTADYTVTQDDVDAGEVANTATAEGAYVTPEGPVSVNSSPSTDTVGADRAPALEVVKDGVLDDTNENGLADVGETISYTITAHNRGNTTLVDVVVFDERVDGLQPVSATIPVGESVEFVAAPYTVTQADVDAGSVTNTASARGRVPNGPEITSPPVDNVINVPAADPSLTIEKFADLQDANDNGTADVGEEILYSFDVVNTGNVTLSDVAVIDDRISALVPASIDTLAPGERFTFLADPYVVTEADVQSGGVVNVASATGMAPGADEPTESESDTVTTVTTVIVPPTTPPTPDAAGPDDDGSLVTTDGALGLAGLGALALAIGALITGGLLVRRNRVS
- a CDS encoding manganese catalase family protein, producing the protein MYFHRQELQHTATPERPDAVYARKLQEVLGGQYGEISVAMQYQFQAWNMHIPGKYRDLVFGIGAEEMGHVEMLAVMIARLLEKAPLGITDDAVQEDPTVAAVVGGTDVQQAIVAGAGARPVDSNGNPWMGSYITASGNLLADFHSNANAEMQGRLQVARLYHMTDDHGVRDLLSFLLARDTMHQNQWLAAAAELQAEGTETLPVPSNFPLSKEQRDVAYQYINFSDGAHASEGSWASGPTPDGRGEFSYVAEPEPGVPMPPPTHPDTRFYGTTELPNIVEKAAGAAQDALKKE
- a CDS encoding oxygenase MpaB family protein gives rise to the protein MTSEGIVITGGACAILLQLADPRVARGVRRHSDFAAAPTRRLLHTLTYVSAIVHGDARDIEGVVRDVERAHAPVHGGDGSGAAAGVAYDANEPDAQLWVAATLFWAARAMHRRAFGSLSAADQERLLRGFAPIATALRVPPRAWPASVSAFDAWFDERVSTARVTDDARAAFAQLRRPGGAEWWVRATLPLAWQLGLAMLPTGVRRQFAPAWGRKHRFVVELALAVAVPAYRMLPRRVRTLPVRVLLRELRRPRNECPGVASAVPGYHDQHAIRTEGQ